The Chlamydia trachomatis A/HAR-13 nucleotide sequence GGTGAAGATCTGTTTGCATCTTACGATGGAAGTGATCGATCGGCTCTTCTACGGTTTGTTTTAGGATCTGGATATGAGATGATCAGTGAGGCCAGCTCTGAGCTGAAGTCTCTACGCAAACGTTGGAAAAGAAGCGCTTCTCAAGCCGCAATTGCTCCTGAAGATTATGAGAAAGTCTGCAGAGTGTTAGAACGTTTTCTTAAAGCGCGAGACAGTCTGCGTCCGAAGTTGGGCTTACCTCTTGGTAAGAGCTCAGATGCTACCGTTGGTTTACAACATCAAATACGAGATAATCAACGAGTTAAAGCTCGAGTAACCGCTTGTTACCAAGAGAGTTGCAGAAATGTTTTAGAGCATTTAGAAGATTGGGTGCGGAAAACGCGACAGGAGTCGGCAGAATGTCAAAAAGTAGAAACAAAAATACGCGAGTTCTGCCAAAAAGCCGGATCTAAGGAGAATCTTGCTGAATCTACAGAGATACTATTTTCTAGCTTAGAAGAAGATTTGAATAAAATACCTCTAGATGTTTTGCGTGCTATTTTACGATCTTTGTCTTCTAAAGTTCTTCATATTAGGGATCAAAAGTTAGAACTTGAAAAGTTAGAAGAGCAGTTTGCGAAGACAAATGCTATTGTAAAAGCCAAGGAAGCTGAGTTCGAGAAGAATGGGGAAGTGTGGCATAATCAGTATCAGATACTAAAAAGTCAGATGGAGAAGCTGGAGTCTCAGAAAAGAAGACTGACAGATAAGAAAGAATAAAAAAAGGGGGGCTGCTAAAGCCCCCTTTTTAGTTAGGATACAGATGTGTAGAACAGACTTGTTTAATTAGCATTTTCTGCAGCAAAAATACGAAGCAAATAAGAAATTAGCTCATGCAACTTGAATGTGTGCGTTCTATATCCAATATAACGATCAGGACGAATGATAAACAAGGATTCTGGGTTGGCGTGGTATAACTTGTGGACTTTAGGATCCTCGGTGACAATCACGTCTACCCATTCGCCATATTCTTCTAGAAGAGCGTGGACTAGATCGGGACGTTCTTTGAAAAAGACAAGTAGATGTTTAGCATTTTTTAAGGAATCTAATAGATAATTCCCAGTGTCTAACCGTATGTCTAAAGCTCGTGATCCCGGTCTAGGGCCTTGGATTTCTTTATCATTAGGAGACACCATAATAATATCACTAGCTTCATATTTCGATGCGCGGTGGGAGGGATAGTATAGCTCTCCTTCCGCAGCATCGAGCTGCTTACACCCCTTAAGGTAATAGTACATCAGGGCTGGAGTATACATGTTTGAAAAAAGAAGCTTGGTAGCTCTTTTCTGATGGACCTCATTAAAATGAGGCAATATATGGCTCGTTTTTAGTTCTTTGGAAAGGATCAATTGGGAAGAAGCGGCTTTTTTAATTACTGGCAGGAGCTTCCACCCTAGATTAAAAGCGTCATGGATATTGGAATTTACTCCCGACAGGTAAGAAAAGGATAGATTATTAGCAATGCTCCCCAAGAAAATATAACGGTCATGACAAAAAGGATACTGTAGAAGAGATGAGGAAATGGAGAGAGGATCCTCTGCTAGCGCAAGGCCATAGGTATACAGAAGTTTATTTTTAAATTTAGAAGAAAGAGGGCCAGAGGTATTTGCGAGGTATAGCTGACGAGAGCCTCTGTAAGGGTTATAAAAAACAAAATTAACAAAGCTTTTTGTAACAGGGAGCAAGTGAATATGAGATTCTTCAAAAGGCTCCCCCTCCTCACAATCTACAAAAAGAGCTTCCTTATGGATTTTTTTTGTTTTGATTTGTGTTTTGAGGAGATCTTTAAGATCGGGATCAGCGTCCATTTCACAAGCTATAATCCATTTAGGAGTAAAGATCTCTCGTCCTTCATAGACTTGTGAAGAGCTCTTTGTGCTTTCAATAAATAGATTCTGCTCTACTTGGGTAACTGGGCGCGTAGCCCAATTCACCACACCGCCTAACCTTTCAAACTCTTCGAGTAAATGGGTCACCAATTCGTTATAAGAAATTAATAAAGAAAAGGGGCAACGAGAGGCTGATGATTGATTGAACTTAAAAAGAACAGTACGTTGTTTCCAGTGATAGCGAACCCCAAAAATTTTTCGCCCTTTATCAAGTAAATCTCCCAATAGATTGATATTATCAAGAAGTTCTAAAGAAGATGATGACAAAACTACTGGCAGAGAGTGCAGGGGGAGCGGAAGAGAGGCTGTTATGCTATCTCGAGAGTCTATTACTTTAATACGGGCTCTGTGCTGTTGCAAAATGCTAGCAAGGATCAGTCCCGAGGGATTGGCTCCCATGATTAAAACATCGATCATTGTTATCCTCACAAGCAAAAATGTGCTTTTCTCTCAGAGAAAACTTCTATCTTGAAGGAGGGATAGAAACTACGTTTGTGCCTAGTGGAGAAGTATACTCGAGAAGCTTTTTAAAAGGAATCTCGAGGATATAAAACCTGGTGTGGCTAATGGAAGAGAAAAGAGAGGCTGAACCCAGCCTCTCTACGAAAACAAACTATTAAAGATTTGATTGGAAATGCGTTAAGATTTCCTGCAAAACCTCTTGGCGATAAGGAGATGAAGCGATTTCATGAGGAGTTTCAGGGTAACTCTTAGACAGCATTTGCGCTGGAGCAGCCCCTAAAAATAGGCGTTGGTGAGCCGTAGAAACTACGCGATCTTCTAGTCCTTGTTGGTGGAGAACGGGGATTCTTCTTGGTAAGGATAGCAGGAGGATGTGATCCTGAATACCTAAGAAGAAATCGATATCATCTCGACACAGCTTGAGGGGAAGTTGTTTGAATCCAAATGCTTTACCCACTTCACCCATATCCGAAAACTGGGTCATGGTTAGGCCAATAGTAGCACAGATCTCTTTGAGAAGGATGACTCCGTCAGCAATAGGAGCCCAGACGGAGATGGCTTGAACCGTATAGTCTCTAGGTCTATAGGTGCTAGCGAGATGAATGGTAGTGTGACAACCCAAGGAAACTCCTGCAATACCAATGCGGTGAGGGTTGACTTCTGGGTATTTAGCTACGGTGGCTAAGATATCTTCGCCGTTGCGCAGGTAGGTTCGTGCAGGGATTTGATCACATATTCCTTCGCTATTTCCACAGCCAGCCATATCGAATCTGGCTACAGCGATTCCATTTGCCGTAAGAAGGCGGGCTAAGTCTCGATAGACCCCATGCTTTCCTGTACAATTTCCGCGGAATCCATGGAAAAAGATTACAGTAGGATATCCTCCTAGAGGCATAGGAGTGGTTGGGGTATGGAACATACCAACTAAATTATATCCGCAGCTGAGAACATTAACACCACGGCAATGCTCTTGAAGACCTAATTCCTCATCATTGATAGTAATGTAGGTTGCAGGAATAGAGGGAAACCCAGGCACTTCAACAGGAGCTGCAAAACCACTGCCAGATAAGAGTACACACAGGAAAGTAGCAAACTTTTTCATCTAGAAAAGCCCTTTATTTTTTCAAAAAGCTTCTAAAAGAAGCGTTGATTTCTGCATATTTCGATTCAAACAAGAAACGATGGCAGAACATAATAAGGTAAATTACTGGATAAAACAACTCTTTTTGCCTGGCATCAAATAATTATTTGTCGTTTTAGGTGTAAGAGAAGAAGGATTTTTTTATCAAAAAATCATTTTCTCACCGTGTCTAAAGTATGCGACCAGTATGTATAGTCTTATTAAAAAAGATATTGCTAGAATTTAGGTAAGATCTTGGTTCAGAAAGTGAAACGTTATGAGGGTCTCTTTGAATAAATGCGAGAGCAGATCTTGATTATTTTTGAAAATAGGTATAGCATAGGGGCTGATTTAGCATTTTCTTGAGAAAAGGTTCATTCATGGC carries:
- a CDS encoding FAD-dependent monooxygenase; this encodes MIDVLIMGANPSGLILASILQQHRARIKVIDSRDSITASLPLPLHSLPVVLSSSSLELLDNINLLGDLLDKGRKIFGVRYHWKQRTVLFKFNQSSASRCPFSLLISYNELVTHLLEEFERLGGVVNWATRPVTQVEQNLFIESTKSSSQVYEGREIFTPKWIIACEMDADPDLKDLLKTQIKTKKIHKEALFVDCEEGEPFEESHIHLLPVTKSFVNFVFYNPYRGSRQLYLANTSGPLSSKFKNKLLYTYGLALAEDPLSISSSLLQYPFCHDRYIFLGSIANNLSFSYLSGVNSNIHDAFNLGWKLLPVIKKAASSQLILSKELKTSHILPHFNEVHQKRATKLLFSNMYTPALMYYYLKGCKQLDAAEGELYYPSHRASKYEASDIIMVSPNDKEIQGPRPGSRALDIRLDTGNYLLDSLKNAKHLLVFFKERPDLVHALLEEYGEWVDVIVTEDPKVHKLYHANPESLFIIRPDRYIGYRTHTFKLHELISYLLRIFAAENAN
- a CDS encoding alpha/beta hydrolase, with translation MKKFATFLCVLLSGSGFAAPVEVPGFPSIPATYITINDEELGLQEHCRGVNVLSCGYNLVGMFHTPTTPMPLGGYPTVIFFHGFRGNCTGKHGVYRDLARLLTANGIAVARFDMAGCGNSEGICDQIPARTYLRNGEDILATVAKYPEVNPHRIGIAGVSLGCHTTIHLASTYRPRDYTVQAISVWAPIADGVILLKEICATIGLTMTQFSDMGEVGKAFGFKQLPLKLCRDDIDFFLGIQDHILLLSLPRRIPVLHQQGLEDRVVSTAHQRLFLGAAPAQMLSKSYPETPHEIASSPYRQEVLQEILTHFQSNL